In the Cydia fagiglandana chromosome 14, ilCydFagi1.1, whole genome shotgun sequence genome, one interval contains:
- the LOC134670944 gene encoding uncharacterized protein LOC134670944, whose translation MESPRKFNDCYFYYYSTCTKGDNCVFRHEPSALGCETMCSAWQQGKCMDKRCKLRHMELRKNRKQIPCYWENQPGGCRKKHCPFMHKNPDARTDGIAPSQPVPQQPIAGAAAPQPQPQPLPLFWQQQRQVVLDPAILDALPAVAGGAELPLRRLVGGVPHVGVHAPHAHVHQHAHDAPNPYLSQDQLVVNFEEESDNESAPSSTPTKAGSSPPQDKQSQELLLLERIQAEAAAYYSYENLPTDPPKDRKIIRTNLSTKYDRLSLDELAGKQATERRSSLDFKILSLDEIRARKKSDAIVHSAPITLNLRKRKLSTQESVTTTGDKIIKVVRSNSIVYKKVDHNAPPANQSKPEQRLSESSDVSRKRTLSELSDVYEVQVDELVDNCHEFKKIKLAETTSKPRLIRNRSINSEAKEPVAKADDSDTEVQIVSIDISDCTNVDLSYDEDNSKTAEYVDVVDLSDDADDCEVTISDYDLGLIKNVPDVVASCQKNSNSENIERDLISDIDNILDDVL comes from the exons ATGGAGTCCCCAAGAAAATTCAACGATTGTTACTTCTACTATTATTCCACATGCACCAAG GGGGACAACTGTGTGTTCCGACATGAGCCTTCAGCCCTGGGGTGCGAGACCATGTGCTCGGCCTGGCAACAGGGCAAGTGCATGGACAAACGGTGCAAACTCCGCCACATGGAGCTCAGG AAAAACCGCAAGCAGATCCCTTGCTACTGGGAGAACCAGCCGGGCGGCTGCCGCAAGAAGCACTGCCCGTTCATGCACAAGAACCCGGACGCCCGCACCGACGGCATCGCGCCCAGCCAGCCCGTCCCGCAGCAGCCCATC gcgggcgcggcggcgccgcAGCCGCAGCCGCAGCCGCTGCCGCTCTTCTGGCAGCAGCAGCGGCAAG TAGTGCTGGACCCCGCGATCCTGGACGCGCTGCCGGCGGTGGCGGGCGGGGCGGAGCTGCCGCTGCGGCGCCTGGTGGGCGGCGTGCCGCACGTGGGCGTCCACGccccgcacgcgcacgtgcaccaGCACGCCCACGACGCGCCCAACCCCTACCTCAGCCAGGACCAGCTCGTCGTCAACTTCGAGGAAG AGTCCGATAACGAGAGCGCGCCTTCCTCCACGCCCACTAAGGCGGGTTCCTCGCCGCCACAAGACAAGCAGTCGCAGGAACTGTTACTTCTCGAGCGCATACAGGCCGAGGCGGCCGCCTACTACAGCTACGAGAATCTCCCAACCGACCCCCCTAAAGATCGCAAGATCATCCGTACAAACCTCTCCACCAAGTACGACCGGCTCTCGCTCGACGAACTCGCAGGTAAACAGGCCACCGAGCGCCGCAGCTCGCTCGACTTCAAAATACTCTCCCTGGACGAGATCCGAGCTAGAAAAAAAAGCGACGCCATCGTCCACAGCGCGCCCATCACGCTCAATCTAAGAAAAAGGAAATTATCTACGCAAGAATCTGTCACGACCACCGGTGATAAAATCATAAAGGTCGTCAGAAgtaattctatagtttacaaaAAGGTTGATCATAATGCGCCTCCGGCTAACCAATCTAAACCGGAACAGAGGCTCAGTGAAAGTAGCGACGTCAGCAGAAAGCGGACCTTATCAGAGCTGAGCGACGTCTACGAGGTCCAAGTGGACGAATTAGTAGACAACTGCCATGAGttcaaaaaaatcaaactaGCAGAGACCACCTCGAAGCCTAGACTAATTAGAAATAGGAGTATTAATAGCGAGGCTAAGGAGCCCGTGGCTAAGGCGGACGACTCAGACACAGAAGTACAAATAGTAAGTATCGATATATCAGACTGCACAAATGTAGATTTATCTTATGATGAAGACAATAGTAAAACGGCAGAGTACGTAGATGTTGTAGATCTGAGTGATGACGCGGACGATTGCGAAGTCACGATATCAGACTACGACCTAGGTCTAATAAAGAACGTTCCTGATGTAGTCGCCAGTTGTCAAAAGAACTCCAATTCGGAAAACATTGAGAGAGATCTTATTAGTGACATAGATAATATTTTGGATGACGTGTTATGA